TGTGTAAAGCATGTATTTATCTGTAATTGCTGTTTGTTCAGTTGAATCAATTTGTGATTTCCAGCTTAATTCTACTTCTCCATTCGATATTAGCTGAACAGAAAAGTTTGTTGGAGGCAACGGCTGTACAATATATTCAAACCCATTTTGAACCGACAAAAACTTTAACATTCCTTTATATATTGATCTTGAAACATCAAATCTAAATCGAGGATCAAGCTGAAATTTCATTTCATAATAATTCTGATGAGAAAGCAGTTCAAGTAAAATTGCCGGAAAATTTGGTCTTGCTGCTTCACTGTACATAGCGTTCATTAATTGTCTTCGCGTCCAGGTGGAATCATATTTTAATCTTATATCCTCAACTAATTGCGTCATTACTAAGTCGGATAAATCTCTGTTTACCAAGCGAGAAACTCCATCAGGAAAAACAGTCAGTGAATCCAAATCTGGAATACTATAAATCATCAATGTACCAATTGCAGTATCATTCCGTGTAATTCCAGCATCCGTATGAAAAGCTAAAGAAATATCCAGAGGTATTCCTAACCCTTTTTCATTACGACTTCTATTTGGTCCAAATGGAGCGCCGTACAAATAATTTCCATATTCAGCGCGAGATTGATAATCATCTTTATAATCGTCTGAATTTTTATTAAGATTATAAGTAAGCGTATCCGGCATACCAGCATATTGCAGCCAATATCTTGAGCCTTCAACAAATTTTGGTCTTCCGCTTGTAATGCCCTCACGTTCAACAATTCCCATTCCACCACCAAATCTTACAGCATCTGCGGAAACAATCTTGTTTTCATCCTTACTTTGATTTGTTAACACAACACCCTGTAATTTTTTATTACCTTTATCAAACTTAAAAGTTCCTAGATAAATCCACGTTCCGCCGCCTATGGTTTGATTAACAAGAAATTCTGTTTCACCACCGCTGTGAACAATTTTATAGTGTGCATCAGTAACATTGCTATCTGAGGCAGAATATGAAATATAAACTGCATACTTACCTGTTTGCGGAATTTCTGGTAACCAGCTTGCGCTTGCCAATGGATTAATCATTGATTTTGTATATCTGCTTGTTCCCTGATCAAAAGGGTTTTCATCTTCTTTTATTGTTTTGTTTTTTAATGCAAAACCTTTTTGTAAAGATGTTTTCCAATAACCTTTTTCAGAAACTATTTTTTCCTGGTAAGATTCTTTATTTGGAAAATCATTATCTACAATCACTTCACTTAATTGTATATCTCTTTCGCGAGGAACAAAAACATTTGCACCGGCATTTTCAAGCATTGGAATTAAGTATGGGATTGTAAAAGCTGTTGGTCCTAAATCTTCAACAGTTTGAAATAACCTGGCACGCTGCCACATCCATCGTTTTTCCTTATTATTGTAGTACCAGCCATGACTGTTCCATAACAAAATATTATTTCCAAATAATCCATTAGTAGCTTTTAAATTTTTACTAGCATTCTGAACAACTGGAGTTCTATCTAGTCCTTTTTGGGAAAACTTTGATGAATCAATCTTTATTTTGTCTTTTTGGTAGAAACTCGGGATTAAACTTTCTATTGGATAACCAATACAAGAAATTTGATAATTATACATTTCAAATGAAGAACCATAATATTTTTTAACTGCTTCATAAATTCTATTAACATTTTCTGTCCTTAGAGGAATAACAGCAAGATTTTTATTAAAATAAACTGTAATAGTCTTTGCAGAAGTGTCAATTTTAATATCTTCAATTTTAGTGCTGGCAGGTAGGTTTAATATTTGTTTCAAGGAATCAATATCCTGCTTAAATGATTCTGACCTGATATTAAATTCATCCTTCAAAGAAATATCTTCCACTGATGAACATTTGATAAAAAAGATTGAGGAAAAAAGTAAGATTGTTATTGTAAAAATTTTCATATCAAAACTTCAATTCTGTTTTAATAATTTACATAATTAATTAAATAGAAATTTTAAGGGCCAACTGATTTTATAAATAAAAAAGCCCCTTCCTTTTGGGAAGGGGTTAGAATGAGCAATTA
The window above is part of the Ignavibacteriales bacterium genome. Proteins encoded here:
- a CDS encoding fibronectin type III domain-containing protein, which encodes MKIFTITILLFSSIFFIKCSSVEDISLKDEFNIRSESFKQDIDSLKQILNLPASTKIEDIKIDTSAKTITVYFNKNLAVIPLRTENVNRIYEAVKKYYGSSFEMYNYQISCIGYPIESLIPSFYQKDKIKIDSSKFSQKGLDRTPVVQNASKNLKATNGLFGNNILLWNSHGWYYNNKEKRWMWQRARLFQTVEDLGPTAFTIPYLIPMLENAGANVFVPRERDIQLSEVIVDNDFPNKESYQEKIVSEKGYWKTSLQKGFALKNKTIKEDENPFDQGTSRYTKSMINPLASASWLPEIPQTGKYAVYISYSASDSNVTDAHYKIVHSGGETEFLVNQTIGGGTWIYLGTFKFDKGNKKLQGVVLTNQSKDENKIVSADAVRFGGGMGIVEREGITSGRPKFVEGSRYWLQYAGMPDTLTYNLNKNSDDYKDDYQSRAEYGNYLYGAPFGPNRSRNEKGLGIPLDISLAFHTDAGITRNDTAIGTLMIYSIPDLDSLTVFPDGVSRLVNRDLSDLVMTQLVEDIRLKYDSTWTRRQLMNAMYSEAARPNFPAILLELLSHQNYYEMKFQLDPRFRFDVSRSIYKGMLKFLSVQNGFEYIVQPLPPTNFSVQLISNGEVELSWKSQIDSTEQTAITDKYMLYTKLNDGGFGNGKIVETNKIKLGDLKPGVIYSYKVTAINNGGESFPSEILSVCWMKNSPEPILVVNGFDRISAPATFDSPTFSGFINFEDEGVPDNYELGFTGTQFNFDPNSKWLTDDNPGHGASHSNYESKIIAGNTFDFSYIHGKAIKENGFSFCSVSDESVMNGNVDLSKYKMVDFIFGEEKKTSSPKYKDKIDFEIFPVSLREKITSYLNGGGKIFLSGAYIGTDLYADPDSSGIRFANEILKLKLKTGHAVKEGKLFSVNNNFYPLKTYFDFNTSFTDSIYKVEAPDELGEINGSEVLLRYSENNFSAAIGYTEKYGVVGFGFPFETILGEKNRNAVMKSVLNYLGIK